The sequence below is a genomic window from Silene latifolia isolate original U9 population chromosome 7, ASM4854445v1, whole genome shotgun sequence.
TGGACTTGCAAATGAGTTCCTCTTTGGAGACAATGCTGGACCTCAAAACATGATAACTGGGATACATGGCCTCGGAGTTGGACCAAGATCCTTTGTAAGACAACTTGGGCCTCAAATTAGAGGTCGATTTTCTTACTGTTTACCATCGACTAGCAATGGTATAGTAGGACAATCAACCGTTAATTTTGGGGACGATGCCCAAATAAGTGGTGATGCTACAATGCAAGTTAAAATGATTACAATGTATAGCAAAAATATATACCATTTGTACGTAAAAGGTATTAGTGTCGATGGAAATCGACTACCCATAAATCCAGTATTCTTCGAGATAGATGAAGACACGCATTATCAGGGCTTTTTCATTGACTCTGGAGCACCTTATACCGTCCTAACAAGAAGTGTGTATAAGTATCTTAGAGAGGCCATGATCACTTACTTTCATAATAAATATGGTTGGCAACCTTTGCGTCCTTTTCACGGACAGGCTTTCGATCTTTGTTACTCAAACTACCCTACTAATGAACAGAGATTTCCATCTGTGATTTTCCATTTCTTTCATCGTGATAATCCAGAAGATGTTGATATGATTTTGACCCAGGAAAATATGTTTATACCCTTGGTGACGAATAATTATCGAGGATTTTGCATGGCGGTGAATCCTGTTGAAAATCCGGGACCTTGTCTTTTTGGAGCATATCAACAGAAAAATTTCAAGTTTTTATATGATTTTGAAAATTGGGTGTTGTCCTTTGTACCTCAAATTTGTCAAGAAAGTTATTCCTAAGATTTATGTTAATATGTCCAGAGTATTACCCAGGGTCTATGCAGAAATATTGCAGAATGCAATTGAAGTTTGGAATTTAAATAAAAATACCAAATGAGCCTTAAAAATTCTGAAACTTTATGAGAACTAAGTTTAATATGTAAGAAGACTCTGAGTTAATTTTCAAGAATT
It includes:
- the LOC141590007 gene encoding aspartic proteinase CDR1-like; amino-acid sequence: MPTMSKTILIFVHFVAISLISNINGLTMKMIPIDSPELQIVSNGLTIHERHQFFANISLSRVLRYRNNNKGRLDLNALKSRAYLLKDSYYVTQLALGRGPAAYQTYVMLDTGYDETWVQCEGCNPCIQTRTGNFVYKNSRSFQRMTFDDPLCLPPKQDYSGSCGYTATYGPLDHSSGLLGRDTFYFRNTRTSNYEAYPNLAFGCGLANEFLFGDNAGPQNMITGIHGLGVGPRSFVRQLGPQIRGRFSYCLPSTSNGIVGQSTVNFGDDAQISGDATMQVKMITMYSKNIYHLYVKGISVDGNRLPINPVFFEIDEDTHYQGFFIDSGAPYTVLTRSVYKYLREAMITYFHNKYGWQPLRPFHGQAFDLCYSNYPTNEQRFPSVIFHFFHRDNPEDVDMILTQENMFIPLVTNNYRGFCMAVNPVENPGPCLFGAYQQKNFKFLYDFENWVLSFVPQICQESYS